The proteins below come from a single Gimesia alba genomic window:
- a CDS encoding NPCBM/NEW2 domain-containing protein, producing MFTLKNQFPVHTFFVVLCTLVIPGGAQTLQAFPPAEKVDFAEKYKQLLQDSRSGSVKELAFEAIETSQAAIKAGDYSSALKIAALAVKAGKSAGNNHAFTLANSLKQRCGMLVREYRNVERFHKTLQQNPNDAKSAFLYGQFLALKLNDWKQGLVWLARGEDTEFRTLAKQELANSNKQGALLEVANGWYQLAEKEKGLTKRELELHAYDLYSRAWNQSFGEDRTTLNEKLSEMPLRYLNHMQEQDVISGGWPFGKNGDPGSGGRFTVNQIEFPNGLGLVPPSRGFARVCYQLDGQYNTFVTGVALKDAKTQFNSTVTFTVLGDNRVLWKSIPIRLDKDVVFCKVSVKNITRLEIRTETPGINRGAHAVWLDPHVLK from the coding sequence ATGTTCACGCTTAAAAATCAGTTTCCCGTTCACACATTCTTTGTTGTGTTGTGTACTTTAGTCATTCCAGGCGGGGCTCAAACCCTGCAGGCGTTTCCCCCTGCAGAGAAAGTCGATTTCGCTGAGAAATACAAGCAACTGTTACAGGACTCGAGATCAGGATCTGTGAAAGAACTGGCGTTTGAAGCGATCGAAACCAGCCAGGCTGCGATCAAAGCAGGTGATTATTCGTCAGCACTGAAAATCGCGGCTTTAGCCGTCAAAGCGGGGAAATCAGCAGGAAACAACCACGCATTTACACTGGCGAACAGTTTAAAACAGCGCTGTGGAATGCTGGTTCGCGAATATCGCAACGTGGAAAGATTTCATAAAACACTGCAACAGAATCCGAACGACGCAAAATCGGCTTTTCTATATGGACAGTTTCTCGCCTTAAAGTTGAATGACTGGAAACAGGGGCTTGTCTGGCTTGCCAGAGGCGAGGATACGGAATTTCGAACCCTGGCTAAGCAGGAACTTGCGAACTCAAACAAACAAGGCGCGCTACTGGAGGTTGCCAATGGCTGGTATCAATTAGCTGAGAAAGAGAAAGGTTTGACAAAGCGAGAATTAGAATTGCACGCTTATGACTTGTATAGTCGAGCGTGGAATCAATCATTCGGAGAAGATAGAACGACGCTCAATGAAAAGTTAAGCGAGATGCCCCTGCGGTATCTGAATCACATGCAGGAACAGGATGTCATTTCAGGTGGGTGGCCTTTCGGAAAGAATGGTGATCCTGGAAGTGGCGGAAGATTTACGGTCAATCAGATTGAGTTCCCCAATGGTCTGGGACTCGTTCCACCAAGTAGAGGTTTCGCGCGCGTGTGTTACCAACTGGATGGTCAATACAATACTTTTGTGACCGGTGTGGCCCTCAAAGACGCTAAAACTCAATTTAACAGTACAGTTACCTTCACAGTGTTGGGAGATAACAGAGTTCTCTGGAAATCCATCCCAATTCGACTTGATAAGGACGTGGTCTTCTGTAAAGTTTCTGTCAAAAACATTACTCGACTCGAAATTCGAACGGAAACGCCAGGAATTAATCGGGGAGCACATGCCGTCTGGCTTGATCCACACGTTTTGAAATAG
- a CDS encoding PilZ domain-containing protein, whose protein sequence is MHKVIQETLDILDNWSSRLEGHCAQKRGEERTDYRQLVSLYIPRSELYGGEDDVLEMIVVTARNLSRSGLSFIHSKNLRSENIIVGLGQDKKDRIYLKCKIVRRRQVHNELWEFGVQFTGRAIM, encoded by the coding sequence ATGCATAAAGTCATTCAAGAGACGCTGGATATTCTTGATAACTGGAGCAGTCGGCTGGAAGGGCACTGCGCTCAGAAACGGGGCGAAGAACGTACGGATTATCGTCAGCTGGTGAGTCTGTACATTCCCCGGTCAGAACTGTATGGGGGAGAGGATGATGTCCTGGAGATGATTGTCGTCACCGCTCGGAATTTATCGCGCAGCGGATTGAGCTTTATTCATTCCAAAAACCTGCGATCAGAAAACATCATTGTGGGGCTGGGGCAGGACAAGAAAGATCGGATCTATCTGAAATGCAAGATTGTCCGTCGGCGTCAGGTCCATAACGAATTGTGGGAATTCGGCGTGCAGTTTACCGGCCGTGCGATTATGTAA
- a CDS encoding SIR2 family NAD-dependent protein deacylase, with product MSESMDHNKIVVLTGAGVSAESGLPTFRDMNGLWNRYSITEVASPEAWESNPQLVLDFYNERRKTAVAASPNAAHQAIAELEKKYDVVVITQNVDDLHERGGSSNVIHVHGELVKARSTTDPSLIYEIGGNEIKLGDVCEKGSQLRPHIVWFGEAIQNYELSAKHIKNAGKVLVIGTSLTVYPAAGLLNEAHYHAEKILVSLDIEDKPYGFRWIKGTAVDHVPQIVNCWLEGKKVT from the coding sequence ATGTCTGAATCGATGGATCACAATAAAATCGTCGTTCTGACGGGCGCCGGAGTCAGTGCAGAGAGCGGGTTGCCCACGTTCAGAGATATGAACGGGCTTTGGAACCGATATTCCATCACCGAAGTTGCTTCACCAGAAGCATGGGAATCGAATCCTCAGCTGGTTTTAGATTTCTATAACGAGCGTCGAAAAACAGCCGTTGCAGCATCCCCCAACGCAGCACATCAAGCGATTGCAGAATTAGAAAAGAAATATGATGTGGTCGTGATCACACAAAATGTGGATGACTTACACGAAAGAGGTGGATCATCAAATGTGATTCATGTTCACGGGGAGTTAGTAAAAGCCCGCAGCACAACAGATCCCTCACTGATCTATGAAATTGGTGGTAACGAAATTAAGCTGGGAGATGTTTGCGAGAAAGGTTCTCAGCTAAGGCCTCATATCGTCTGGTTTGGAGAAGCAATCCAAAACTATGAGCTATCGGCAAAGCATATAAAAAATGCTGGGAAAGTTCTGGTAATTGGAACCTCACTCACAGTCTACCCGGCTGCTGGCTTGCTAAACGAGGCACACTATCATGCGGAAAAGATATTAGTGAGCCTGGATATCGAGGATAAGCCATATGGTTTTCGTTGGATCAAAGGCACAGCGGTAGACCACGTGCCGCAAATTGTCAATTGTTGGCTGGAAGGTAAAAAAGTAACATGA
- a CDS encoding DUF3472 domain-containing protein — protein sequence MIGNKSIHLSLFLLATCLTSFPLSADETQYAPMPWHLVDLWWDLGEETAFESYSVDVTISDDVPATKLLYIAPIGIGHLSKTPFYGGIQTQTDGYTRDNRQLRKIGPGLLMSMWGERSHAAIRPAQGGFYQSSGHEGDFVSIRRPYQWSKGTYTYKIIRMDQEAIDGKPYTWVGAFVYSHSKDENIFIGALRFKGDQLKLAPKIASFVEVYGPRKPVADIPKLTVTFGNLQVNGKAAKVKSVEAIYPPGVPNYAEAKGKAKSVVIQVGEPVKDRTTRRVQLKLD from the coding sequence GTGATCGGAAACAAATCAATTCATCTAAGCCTGTTCCTGTTAGCCACCTGCTTAACGAGTTTCCCCCTCTCAGCGGATGAAACACAATACGCGCCGATGCCGTGGCATCTGGTCGATCTGTGGTGGGATCTGGGCGAGGAAACCGCGTTCGAAAGTTACAGCGTGGATGTCACCATCAGCGATGATGTGCCCGCGACGAAATTGCTGTATATCGCGCCGATTGGGATTGGGCATCTCAGCAAAACGCCCTTTTATGGCGGAATCCAGACACAAACGGATGGCTACACGCGGGATAACAGACAACTCCGCAAGATCGGTCCCGGCCTGTTGATGTCGATGTGGGGCGAACGGAGTCACGCGGCGATTCGGCCCGCGCAGGGGGGCTTCTACCAGAGCTCCGGGCATGAGGGGGATTTTGTCAGCATCCGCCGCCCCTACCAATGGAGCAAGGGAACCTATACCTACAAGATCATTCGCATGGATCAAGAGGCCATCGACGGCAAGCCGTATACGTGGGTTGGTGCGTTCGTGTATTCGCACAGTAAGGATGAAAACATTTTCATTGGTGCCCTGCGGTTCAAAGGGGACCAGTTGAAACTCGCCCCCAAAATCGCCAGCTTTGTCGAAGTCTACGGCCCGCGCAAGCCGGTCGCTGATATTCCGAAGCTGACCGTGACGTTTGGCAACCTGCAAGTGAACGGGAAAGCCGCGAAGGTCAAATCGGTCGAAGCGATCTACCCACCAGGGGTGCCGAATTATGCGGAGGCGAAGGGTAAAGCGAAATCAGTGGTGATTCAGGTAGGCGAACCGGTGAAAGATCGCACGACACGGCGGGTTCAGTTAAAGCTGGACTGA